Within Citrus sinensis cultivar Valencia sweet orange chromosome 1, DVS_A1.0, whole genome shotgun sequence, the genomic segment atatttattgcAAAATTAATACAGAAATTAATATGCATGCAATCAAATTAACCAATATTGTAACTTTATAATCTAAataatatgtatgtatatatagattcaaaattaatacagaaattttttttttctacaagaaatgaaaaaaaaaagaaagtgaggCTGATTTCTACCTCAAAGATCACGTGGGTATGGTGTGTTCAATGCAGAGCGGATTCGCTGCTGCTAGCGTCCGTGCGTCGCGCTGCTGGTGGTAGGTTCAACGCGTATTGGTGCTCGCGACTCGCGTGACTAGCTGGCTGCCTGCTGGGTGCTGGGCTTGCGAAGATCGGCCGGGAGAAAGGAACAATTGTGAACAGGCAGGCGAAGATGGGAACTGCTTCTCAAGGCTATAACTAGActtctttctttgttcaatCTCTCCTTCGTTCTTAGTTTGGATGCGAAGATCAGCGGTGATGATGGCTGCGAGTGAGGTAGTGAGGAGTCCTCACCGAGGACTGAGGGTGTGGCTGTCCGCTGTCGGCTGTTGAGGCATAGTCGGCGGCTGGTGTGTGGCGTTTGCAATGTTTGTTTTACTTGGGGTTACTGCTTACCAAGTCAGGGATTTCgctgttgaattttttttttttttttgttttcttttcctttttgtcgTTTGTTATGTTGGAAACGAGTTTGTTTTTAGTCGGCGCGGGCCGGGTAAACCCGGACCGAATATCTAAGATTTTTTACATTCCTTCAAAAAAAAGAGGGCTGAGTGATAATTGTTGTAGAATGTGCAATCTGactgaaataaattaaaagattgggATCCATATGAGTTTTGCCACTTTTGATTTATCTTCTCAAACAGTCAGTAACTCAGTCATGAGTACTTTGGCTCGAAGTCTCGAAACAGATCAATTGAGCCCCGCCCCCTGACTCACAGGAACCCAAATTAGCACAAGCTTCAAACCTCGaaaagaaccaaaaagaaaaaaacaagttGCAAACGTCTAACATAAACCCTAGCAACCGAAAAACCACAAAACACAGtgataatttcttcttttgttggaAAGATCATAGCTTTATAACTGAAAGTATGACTGCTGAAGCAGAGGAAATGTCATTGAAAGATAAAGGTAATGAATTTTTCAAAGCTGGGAACTACCTTAAAGCTGCTGCTCTTTACACTCAGGCAATCAAACAAGACCCTTCTAATCCAACTCTTTTCAGGTACTCTCTATTAATCGAAATGCAATCTTTGTTTGGTATTTGAACAATTCACTTGAGTGATTCAAATGGGTTCTTTAATTTACTTGTGGTTGGACTTTGAATTCTTCTCAAATTTCTGTTTATGTGGCTCTTTTGTTCACGTCTCATTTACTTAAATGCTTCTTCTTGTTTGAAAATTGATGGGATTGCATTCTATGCTAATTGATAAATAAGATATTTATGATTAGGATTAaagagtttttctttctttcagaTTGATCACTGGTTGAATTTATACTAATCATAAGATATTTATGATTAGGATTCaagagtttttctttctttcggATTGACCAAAGGTTGAAATTATACTCAATGCCTTCTTTTACTCCGTTTATAGGCATAGAGTAAACTTCTGTTTTGtgctttcatttatttgcttCCCCATTAGTTCCATTTGTTATATATGTATGCCTGGAAATCAGtttattgttttgataatGCATTAACGCATGTTCTCCGTTTCTATGTTTTATTATTGGCCAGCAACCGTGCTGCAGCATTTCTACATCTAGTCAAGCTTAACAAAGCACTTGCTGATGCGGAGACAACAATCTCATTGAACCCCCAGTGGGAAAAggtttttggttcttttggTGCTTTTGGTTCATATTCTTCGtgcttgttttcttttgaaacaattatCCATCGGATGCACATGTAGGGATATTTTCGGAAAGGATGCATATTGGAGGCCATGGAACAATATGATGATGTATGTCTGTTAATTTGCTCTAATTTCCTTTCCATTGAGCCTTCTGAGCAATAGCATATGTTTTTGCCTTCTGCTGCTTATGTCTTTTCTGTTTGAATGTTGTAGGCCTTAAGTGCCTTCCAGACATCTTTGCAATATAATCCACAGAGTGCAGAAGTATcgagaaaaataaagagggTTTCCCAGTTGGCAAAAGACAAAAAGCGAGCTCAAGAAGTTGAGAACATAAGATCCAATGTCGATATGGTGCAGCATTTGGATGAGTTCAAATCTGAAATGGTTAGTATAATAGCTAAAGTAGAAAGATTGTATCATGATCTTGCATATATGTAAAGACTGTCTCCTTTCTGCATGTGTATAACACATTTTGCGAGGgatttatcataaatttttaattttttttgggtcttgGTGTTATATTTTTCCATATTCTCTTCTCTCATAAGCATGAGGTCTGCTCATTCTCTGAATTGTATAATGCGAGAATGTTTTCAATATTTTCCAATAAGGACGATGAAGTTGGTCTCCCTCTTTGCAGTCTGAGAAGTATGGAGCTGAAGAATGTTGGAAGCACGTCTTTTCATTTGTTGTTGAGACAATGGAGACAGCTGTGAAGTCATGGCATGAAACTTCTAAGGTGGATGctaaagtttattttcttcttgatAAAGAGAAGACCGACACTGAGAAATATGCCCCCATTGTCAATGTTGATAAGGTAAATAACCTTCTATAAGCATTTGTTTGCACTTTATAATGCCCTTCTGCTGTTTGATTTTGGACCTACCTTTAGCTTTATGCGACTCCTTTTACTTcagttaattattagtttGTACCAAGCTTCTAATTTGAAGATATATGTGCATATATTCTTTGGTCCATTATTCTCAGCTTGAAcatatatttacatttttctatGTTGAATTGGTTAATTTGTATATCTGACTCATGGTGATCACTGTGCATTGTGCAGGCATTTGAGTCACCCCATACTCACGGCAGTTGTTTTCAATTTCTAAGGCAATATGCTGATGATTCTTTCTCTAGTGCAGCTTGCCTAGTGGCACCGAAAAGTATCATATCTTACCCTCAGGTAACATATAGTTTCTTTATATAAGCTTTAGGTTGGGTATGCGTCTGCTTGATTGGAAATTGCTTTATGTTCTCTATCAATCATGCTTGCTATGCTCCCTTTGGATAACTACCATATAGATACTAATTGACGTGAATGCATATTAAGccacataaaatataatgtgGAGGAATATAATACTTCTTTAGCTTGCCAAAATGAGTTGGTGTCTGTTATTTAGATTTGGATGCGAGACTTACGATAATCATTATTAGTTGGTGTTTGAGTTATTCTGCCCAGTTTAATACACACAGGTTCAAGCATCCACCTcacttcccccccccccccccccccccccccaaccccCATGCGAGACTTGCGATAATCATTATTAGTTGGTGTTTGAGTTATTCTGCCCAGTTTAATACACACAGGTTCAAGCATCCaacccaccccccccccctcctcccccaaaaaaaagaaaggaaggaAAAAGAACGAAAAGGAAATGACATTCTGGAGTCTTAATTATTCTTGGCCAGTGCCAATTCTTTCGTTCCTATTGagtaactataaaataaatatactaaTCCTGGATAATGATTCCACACGAAAAATCTAGTGTTTGATTATGGGCAGTACCTTTCTTGGAGTTGCATGCTTTCAACTTGAATAAAGTCTGGTATTTACCTatcaacttaattaattgctTAGGCTGAAAGAGTTTGTGTTTTATGAATATCTCATGTTCCTTAGCTTTAATCTAGCAGTTTTCCCTCTTTTGCTAGGTTTACAAACCCATTTGTGAGTAGGCTGGCCTCAAACCTTAAGTTATGTATCtactgtttatttatttttttacaatgtTGAATCCTAGAGTTCTGATTGATAATGTGCTGTCTTTTAAGGTTTGGAGAGGTCAAGGATTACGAAAGTGGAGACATAGCCAGCAGGATGGTTTCTTCGTTCAATTTGAGTCACCTCTGCTGCGAAAACTATGGTTTATTCCTAGTTCCAATGAAAAGGGGAAAACACTATGCAGGTCTCTctttccctctctctctctgataTGCTGATAATCTTATTCATTAGGAAAATTCTCCCATAATTAACcatgaaatcaaaatttctgGATGGctgaaattaattgaagaaaaaatctGAAAGGTATTACAACAGATACATAATGTGTAGttgcaatatttttgaatttttcattctACTTCCAACAAATTT encodes:
- the LOC102622720 gene encoding uncharacterized protein LOC102622720: MTAEAEEMSLKDKGNEFFKAGNYLKAAALYTQAIKQDPSNPTLFSNRAAAFLHLVKLNKALADAETTISLNPQWEKGYFRKGCILEAMEQYDDALSAFQTSLQYNPQSAEVSRKIKRVSQLAKDKKRAQEVENIRSNVDMVQHLDEFKSEMSEKYGAEECWKHVFSFVVETMETAVKSWHETSKVDAKVYFLLDKEKTDTEKYAPIVNVDKAFESPHTHGSCFQFLRQYADDSFSSAACLVAPKSIISYPQVWRGQGLRKWRHSQQDGFFVQFESPLLRKLWFIPSSNEKGKTLCRDPEVLDISAHEVFPRLFKEKLSNS